The Geotalea uraniireducens Rf4 genome window below encodes:
- the ndk gene encoding nucleoside-diphosphate kinase, which translates to MERTFAIIKPDAVERNITGKVLDKIEGAGFKIVGMKKIHLTKNEAEGFYYVHKERPFFNDLCTFMSRNPVVVLALEKENAIAAWRELMGATNPANAEAGTIRKDFGVSIEENTVHGSDSPESAAFEIPYFFSQLELV; encoded by the coding sequence ATGGAAAGAACATTTGCGATCATTAAGCCCGATGCCGTGGAAAGAAACATTACCGGCAAAGTCCTCGATAAAATTGAAGGCGCAGGGTTTAAAATTGTCGGCATGAAGAAGATTCACCTGACCAAGAATGAAGCTGAAGGGTTCTATTACGTACACAAGGAACGCCCGTTTTTCAATGATCTTTGTACCTTCATGTCAAGGAATCCGGTAGTTGTGCTTGCATTGGAAAAAGAGAACGCCATTGCAGCATGGCGTGAGCTTATGGGCGCCACAAACCCTGCCAATGCCGAAGCCGGCACGATCAGGAAAGATTTCGGCGTCAGCATCGAGGAGAATACGGTTCATGGTTCCGATTCCCCGGAATCCGCTGCCTTTGAAATTCCCTACTTCTTCAGCCAGTTGGAACTAGTGTAA